The sequence GGCCTCTTTCTCCCCCTCAATCACCTTGATGGAGACCCCCGCCTCAGCTCTAGCGCGTGCTAGAAACTCCCCCGCATTGGGCGCATCTCTGAGTGCGCTGGTGGCCACACAAAAGATCTTCCTCGCCCCTCGCAGACGCGCGATGGCCATAAACTCCTTAAGCGCTTTAATGGCGCGATCCATCGGAGCGCCTTGGAGCATTCCCCCGCTCTCATAGCTCTCTTCGGAGATTCTCACGCGACTCTTAATCTCCTCCACTAGATGGAATCCAAAGCGACTCGTGCGCTGGAAAATGGCCATCCTCGCGGAGTTAGAGCCTATGTCGATAACGGCGGTGATCTTAGCCATCACTCTTCGTTTTGCAACTGCTCAAACTTATACTTCAGCTCTTCAACACTCTCGACATTGTCGGGATCAGGGATGATCGCATCCACAGGACAAGCCCCCACACAAGAGGGCTCATCATAGTATCCCACACACTCCGTGCATCGATCAGGGTCGATCATATAGGTAGGATCACCCTCATCAATCGCCTCATTGGGGCACTCTTCCCGACACGCATCACAGGCGATGCACTCTTCGGTAATCATCAACGACATATTCGCCCTTTACGCAAAATTTCAAAAGCCATCTTTTAGCCAAAAAATTCTTATTTTTTATTTAAAGGATAGATATCTAAAAGCGCCTGCGTCACATCTTTTTGACGCATGAAGTGCTCCCCGATCAAAAAGGCATCCACTCCAATCCCATGAAGCTCTTCTAGGGTCTTGGGGGAGGAGAGTCCACTCTCAGCGACAATGATCTTGCCTTGAGGGATGAGCGGGATGAGCTCATGGCAGAGATTCATATGCATCTCAAAGGTTTGGAGGTCTCTATGGTTGATGCCAACAATATCCGCTCCAGCCCAGATCGCCTTGGTGAGATCCTCTTTGTTGTGAACCTCTACCAACACCTCAAGCCCCAAGTGTCGGGCGTATTCGAGCAACTCCTTGAGCTCACTAGCTTTGAGCGCGGCAGCGATGAGGAGGATGAAATCCGCCCCATAAACCAAAGCTTCAAGAATCTGATAGGAATCGATGATGAAATCCTTGCGCAAAAGAGGCATAGGAACATAGCGTCGCACCTGCGTGATGTATTCTAGATTCCCTTTGAAGTAATGAGGCTCTGTGAGAATTGAGAGAGCGTCCGCCCCTCCTAGCTCATAGGCCTTGGCAATACTCACGGGCTCAAAATCTTCACGGATGATTCCCTTGCTGGGGCTTGCTTTTTTGACCTCAGCGATGATTCTATAGGGGCGCTCTGGCGTGCTTTGGAGCGCTTTTTTCACATCGCGGGGCATATAGGGGTTATAGGCGAGCGAGCGCCCCAGCCACTCCAGAGGATACTCTTTTTTGCGATTTTCTAGCTCTTCTCTGGTCTTTTGAACAATCTCATCTAATATCATTCATGCCTCTCTATTTGGAACTTTTCTTGGCGCATTTTTGAATCAATCGGTAGTGCTCTAACATCTCCTCTTCGGCCTCAATCTCACTCAAAGGAATCTTCTCCATCTCGCTTAGCGCACGCTTGCACTCTCCTAGACGATAGTAGCCCCAAGCCAAAGAATCTCGATAATGAGGAGAATCGGGAAGTTGCTCTAGCGCCTCTTCTACGAGTTTAATGCCCTCTTCCACCTTCACATTGTGATCGATGAGAAGGTAGCCAAGGAAGTTGAGATAGACATGATCTTGGCGCTCCTGCAGGTAGATTCGGAGCTTTGATTCAATCGCTTCAAGGAGCTTGGGATCATTTTGATTCTTGGCGTTTTCATACTGAAGCATCGCCTCCAACCCCAAAAAAGTGACATCATGCTTGATGGCGTAGAGATGCTCGGCTTGTTTTTGGGCTTTTTGGAGGGAGCCTGTGAAGCGATAGAGGTCTAGGAGAACCTCTGGCTCCACCCCACTCCTCTCTAAGAACAAAATCGCCTTATCATACTCTTTGCGATAGAGGAGAACCTCTAAAAGTGCTTTGGCGTAGCGCTCTTCGCCAAACTCTTCATAGAGCTTCTTGTAGGTCTCCTCTAGTCGTGCCAAGTCCTGCTTTTCACGATAGAGACTCGCGAGTTTTTCGCAGACCATCTCGCTGCAGCCTTTGATTCGAGAGTGAGATTCGAGATAGGCGATGGCTTTGTCTCGATTTTTCAAAAAGAGCACCTGAGTGGAGGTGAGCCGATCTAAAATCGCCTCGTCTTGGTGGAGTGAATAGGCGCTCTCCAAATATTTTTCTGCCTCCACATAATCCTGCTTCACAAAGTAGAGTGAGGCCATAAGCTCATAGTTCTCTTCGCTCTTCTCCACGCCAAGCAATCTCCTTGCCTCCGCCAAAGCCTCAGGAAGCCGATTGAGCGAGGCAAAAACCCCGATGAGTGCTCGCCTCACCTCCATGTCTTTAGGCTCCACCTCCAAATAGATTAGAGCGTCTTCGCGCGCTTTGAGATAATCCCCAATCGCCACATTAAGTGCGATGGCCTCCTTGAGATACTCTAGGCTTCCTAATCTCTTGTAGAGCATCTCAAAAATCTCCACCGCGCGTCTTGGGTCGTTACGATCAAGCGCATCAAAAGCGAGAAGAATATAGCCATCCTCTTCAAAGGTTTGGATCGCCACGGGAGTTTTGGGGTTGCTCTCCAGCGCCACGCCCGCACACCCCCAAAAGAGGGTCAAAACAAGAATTATAAAGGTTCTAAAAAAGGGCATTGCTGGATCACCTCATCAAGATTTTGGCCTCGGTTGGATTCCCAAAAGGGAAAATCGCGGCACTGTTTAGGTCTATGTTCGTATATCATACACTCTTTTGCCTCTTCATCAAAAAAGATACAGGCATACCCCTTGCCCCCCTTCTCTCTCTTCTCAATAAGCGAGTAGCGAGTGCCCACTTTTTTGAGATATAAAGCGCCAAAACGCTCTAGCTCCATTCCCAAAAAGGCGGCGATTCCCTCCATCTCTTGAGGGGTTAGAAAGATATAGCCACTCTCGCCACAGCAGCAAAAGCCGCCACATTTTTGACAAGCCTCAGGGGCAAAAGCAAAAAGAAATCCCTCTTGGATGATTAGAGTTGACATTTGATACTGTGCGTCCTTGCCGCTTTGAAGATCGATTTTGCCTCGCTAGAATAATCCTCGCCCTCATAGACCACTAGGGGTGGGAGAACTTTGAGCGGACTTTTGGAGGAGAGTCTGGCTTGCACCATAATAAGCGTCGCCTCCTTAGTGATTCTAGGGTGAACAAAGCGCACCGTTTCAGGATTAAAACCCTTCTCTTTGAGCTCAAAAAAGACACGATCACTCTGCTTGGCGTCAAAACAGAAGATGAAACTTCCCCTTGGTTTTAAGAAGCGCTTCAACTGCAAAAGGCACTCTTTAAGGGGGAGATTCTCCTCATATCGTGCCGCCAAAATGGAGGGGTTTTGACTCTTTAAAACATTGCGATGGTAAAAGGGGGGATTGGAGAGCGCGAGATCAAAAGGAGCCAACTCCCCTATTTGGAGTGAGAGAAAATCGCGCTCCATCACCTTGGCTTCAATCGCGTTGATTCGAGCGTTCTGCTCAGAGTAGATCGCCATCTCCCTTTCTCGCTCCACCATCACAAGCTCCAAGCCCCTGTCTCTAGCGCACAGAAGTCCAAGGATTCCGCTCCCTGAACCAATTTCAAGCGCCCTGCTCCTCTCCTTGATCAGAGGAAGAGCAAAATGATACAAAAAGAGCGTATCGCTATTGTAAGCGTATCCACAGAGTGGCTGGTAGATCTGCATGCCTAAAGGCGCACTCCCTTCACAAAGAGCTTTTTAGGGGCGTATTGTATCCTATTTCTTGGCAAGGCCCCAAAGGGGGCTCACCCTCTTGAATCGATTCTAAAGCGCTTCTTGCGCGTGCTCTCCAAAGAGAGTTTGGCGACCTGCTCCACCTCATTGGCGATTTGATCGGTGCTCATGGCAACCTGAGCGTTTTGCTCTGTCACCTTCTCTAGCTCTCCTACAGCCTCATTAATCTGTGTGATTCCTTGCACTTGGGAGTTGATGGATTCACTGATCTCGTTCATCGACTGCACTAACACATTGACATTAGCGTTGATCTCGCTGAGGCTCTTTTGGGTGCGCTCAGCGAGCTTTCTCACCTCATCAGCCACCACCGCAAAGCCTCGGCCATGTTCACCCGCTCTAGCGGCTTCGATGGCGGCATTGAGCGCAAGAAGATTCGTCTGATCGGCAATATCTCGGATGATAGTGATGACGCTTTTAATCTCTTCAGACTGCTTGGCAACCTCTTGGGTTTTGTCGGTGACCGAGCCCACCGTCTCATGAATCTCCTCCGTGGAGGCGACGGTTTGCTTGAGGCTTGAAGCCTGTTCATTGACACTGCGGCTTAGTTGGTACATCGATTCTTTGAGAGCCAAAGCACGAGCCATAATCTGTTCGGCCTGAGAGAGCGATTCTCTCAACATCAAAGAGACATCTTCGCCCAACTGATTGACCATCTTCTCTAAACGACCCGAACAAGAGGGAAGAAGGAGGCTAAAATCAAGACGCGAAAAGCCCTCCAACACCCTCAGGATCTCCTCAAGATTGGGACCAATTTGACGCTCTAGCGTCCCTAGGAAGCCATTGAGAAGCTCCATGGCCTTGATGAGTTCTGGGGTGGAACTAAAGGCTTGGATTCGCTCGCTAAAATTCCCCTCGCCCGCCTTTTGCAAAACCTCATTGATATGCTCAAATTGTCGTTTGTCTTGCTCTAGTCGCTCGGAGATGAGGGCGATATTTTGATTGATGATTTTACACATTCCTCCAAACTCATCTCTAGATTCCCAATCAATTAAAGTCGCTGAATCGCTCTCTTTGTTTAAAAAAGAGAAGAAGCCTAGGAGCCCTTTTTGAGTCGCCTCTAGCGGAGCAACCACGCTTCGCACCACCCAAATGCTAAGCGGCAAAACAAGCAAAAGAAAGCTCGCTAGCACCGCCCCCAAAACTCCTTTAGAGATCTGCATCGCCAAGTGATCCGCACGCCCGCCAATCTCCCCTTGAATCTTGGCGATATTGTCAATATAGACCCCCGTCCCAATCCACATTCCACTATCACCAATGGGTGCGGCATAGGAGATTTTAGGCTGAAGCCCCGCTCCGGGTTTCTCCCAAATATAGGAGACAAACCCGCCCCCTTTTTGAGCCGCCTTGTAGAGGTCTTTGATAAGCTCCACACCTTGGCTATCTTTCACGCTCGCCCAATCCGTATTGTTGCGGCTTTTGGCGATAGGGTGGGAGATGGCCGTGGTTCCTTTAAAAACAAAGAAGTAGCCCGATCCATCCTCTTCATAGCGAATCGCATCGGTGGCGGCATGAATGAGCCTCTCCTGCTCGGATGGCTCTAGAGAGCTCAAAGCAAGGGCGAGCGTTTTGGATTTGGCCTCTGTAGAAACCTTGAGCTTCTCTTTGACCTGTGCCTCCAAATAGCGCCCAAAGTCCTCATTTTGACGATCTTTGAGCTTCTCTAGGGAGAACCAAAGCGCTAAAATCAGCACCGCAAGCATCCCCAAAATTAGGGGAATAAAAAAATAGACCCTCGTCTTGATCGAAATATTTTTGAGCATGAGAGCGATTCCTTACGCATGGATTAAATTTTATTCCCAACCTTCTTGGCTAAGTATATCAATTATTTAAGCCTAGAAGCAATTTAGGGTATAATGAGCCCCCAAAGAGCGTTTCAAGCGAACTTCAAAGGAACTTTTTCATGATTTTAATTCCTGCCCGATTGGCTTCCACCCGCTTTCCTCGCAAAATCGTCCAAGAGATTCTAGGCATTCCCATGATTGTACGAGTGGCCAAAAGAGCGATGGAGGTCGATTCCACGGTGGTGGCAAGCGATTCGCTAGAGGTGGTAGAGATCTGTCGGCACCATGGAATCGAAGCGATTCTCACCTCCAAAGACCACGCCAGCGGCACCGACCGAATCGCCGAGGCGGCAAGAATCTTGGAGCTCCCTCCCCATGAGGTGATTCTTAACGTCCAAGGGGATGAGCCCTTTTTGGAGCCCGAAGTGATCGCCTCCCTCAAAGAGAAGATGCAAGAGGCCTCCCTAGGTGATTCACCCCCCTTCATGGCAAGCGCCTACAAAAAAGTCTCCCAAGAGGAGGCAAGCGATCCTAACCTTGTCAAAGTCGTTCTGGATAATCACTCCTGTGCACTCTACTTCTCTCGCTCCCCTATCCCCTTTTGGCGCGATTGCACCGAATCGACTCCCCTTTTTTATCGGGGTCACTTGGGACTCTACGCCTACACAGGTTCAAGCCTCCAAGCCTTTTGCGCGCTTCCCTCTAGCCCTTTAGAAGAGATTGAGAAGCTAGAACAGCTACGCGCCCTCTCCCATGGTCACAAGATTCTCATGATTGAGGTGGAGACTCGATCTTTTGGGATCGACACGCCCCAGGATTTGAATCGCGCCCTTAAAATTTTTGGAGATTCCTAAAGCGCCATCATGAAGGGAATCATCACCGCCATTGACGACCTCAAGCAAGAAGCACTCATCAAAGTAGAGCGCTCCTCGGCCCCCTTTGCTTTCGGCTTTGAGCGCTTTGAAGGGGCGAGGGATGATCTTTTTGTGGGTCTAGAGGTGGAGGTGGTGCTCTCAGCCAAAAAAGAGATCGCCAAAGTCATTCCCGACAAAAACGCCAAAAAACCTGAAAATCTCAAATATCTTGAGCTGACCAAAAGCGTCGAAGATTGCGTGGTGAGCTATTTCAATGATATTAGGGAGCTGCTCTCGCGCTACAAAAGCATCGATGATTCGGCTCCTCAGATCGATTTTTTAAGAATCCGCCGTTTTCTCTTCACTGCCTATAATGACCTCTATGACCTAGACAACTCCGTCTACAACCCAAAACTAGAGCACTTGCGTATCGAGCTGGGGAAGATTCAAAAGGAGTTTGAGCTTTTCAGGAAAAAGACGGGCTACCCCATTAAATACTCGTATGACAAGGTCTTTTTACGACAACAAGGCAACTACCTCAAACTTGAAGAGAAGATTGAAGCCACGCAAGGATTCATCCGAAGCGCTACGCTTAAAGAGCGTCCCTTGGCCGATCGCCTCAAAGAGAAAGAGAAGAAGCTCCTCGCCATTGAGGACAAAAAGAGTCAAGCCTACTTTGACTTTGAAAAGGAGGTGAAAGAGCTTCGCAAGCGCTATGTTGATCTTCTTCACTTCATCTCTCTCCAGCGCGACCTCCTTGCAGAGCTAAGCGCCCTCTCCAAAATGTTTGTCGAGCGCTACTTTCAAGAGTTTGTCGATCTCTACCAGCCTCTCTCTATGGAGCTGGAGCGCAAGCTTTTGTGGCTACTCAACACCAAAGCCTACGAGCTTGATTCCAATCTTTGGGATAGAGCCAAGCAGAGCAAGCTGATTCGCCAATTCTTCATGGATTCTGGAATCACAGGCACCTACAGCTCCAAAACCTTCCTCAAATACTACCTGCGGAGCCTTGACAAAGATAAGTTGCGCAACGAAAACAAAGAGCTCTTTTCCCTGCTTGCCTACCTCGAATCCATCAGCAAAAAGAGCATTTTTGTGATTCGCCATCGCTTTGAGGCGGCGGTGAGATGCAAATATCTTTTAGAAAACTTCGACAAAGAGCTTCAGGTCTCCATCATCAAAGACCCCTTGGATGCCCTCAAAGTCAATGATTCGGTGCGTCCTGATATTATTCTTTTGGATATGGAGCTCGCTGGAATCAACCCTTTTGAGCTAGCCCAAAAGTATCGCCAAATGTTTGACGCCGAAGGAAAAAGCACGCTCTTTTGCCTCTTTGTCAATGACCTCACCAGCGATCTTTTCACTCATGCCAAAAAGGTTGGAATCAAGCACTTCCTCCGCAATCAAGCCACCGATGATGAGTTTATCGATTCGATGAGGACCATTTTATAAAATCACCCCTATAGACTTCTAGCAATCGTCAAAAACTCGCAAGCCATCTTACTCAAATGCTTATCCTTTCGGTAAGCCAAGACCACTGTCCTAGCCAGCAGGGGCTCATCCACATGGAAAAGCACTACTTTGTCCTGCTTATCCTCTTTGATAAATTGAGGAAGCGTAAAACAGGCTCCAACACCTGACGCAACAATCGCATTGGCGATATCAAAAGTCTCCGTCTCACAAAAAATCTTTGGTTCAAAGCCTGCTTTCCTGAAAATCTCATCAAAAATTGGCCGACTTCTTTGAGTGCTCTTGGGCAGAATGAAACGCTCCTCTTTTAGCTCCTCCAAAGAGACGCTAGGAGAATCTTGAGCCTCTCGAATAGCTTTTTGAGAAAGAGGATGCGTGATGGGAAGCGCCAAAAAGGCTTGATTTTCTTTGATGATTTTATAATCAATTTCAGGTGAACTGAGGGGCAAAACGAGCGTCGCAATATCAATATCGCCCTCGCTTAGCATTTTCTCCAGCTTGAGCGTGGAAAAGACTTGCACCACCCTAAGATCGGCACAGGGGAATCTTTTACAAAATTTGGCTAGAGCCGTGGGGATGAATTGATAGCCCGTCTGAGAGAATCCAAGCCGCAATGGCCCCTTGTCCGAGCCTATCACATCGCACATTTGCGTATTGAGATCTTTATAAAGCTCTATAATGGCGTTAGCCTTGGCGACATACACCTCCCCCGCATGAGTCAGCGTGATGGGAAAAGTGCTCCTATCAAATAGTGGCACACCCACTTGCTTTTCCACCGCTTGAATGCTTTGGCTTAAGGATGGTTGAGCCACCTTTAGCTTAGCGGCTGCCTTTGTGAAGCTCCGCAGCTTTGCAACCGCCACCACACACTCCATCTGCTTAAGACTCACGGTATCTTCTCCTTCGCCGTAAATTATGAAAATTATACCATTGATTAATATATACAAAAACCTATGAAATTATACAAAAAGCAAATATAGATTATTAAAGTAAAAATATAATTTTACTATTTTGATAAATTTATATTAATATAATATAAATTTTTATATTTAGTTTTTTATAATAATAGTTAATAAATTTTATTCATTAATTTTTACCATTTTTTAAGCAATAAAATTCAAATTAATTCAAAATTTCCCTATTTTACGAGTAATTATCTTCTATCTTGAAAGATGATACTTTATTACTTTTTACTTAGTCCATGATCTTACTATGGTATTTTCATATTATATTTATGTATAGTGCAGAAACTATATTTATATATATAAAATGTAATTTTACATATTTATAAAAATTAAATAGTATTTTTCGTCATTTAAGACCTATGGCTTTCAGCCCTCTAGAAGCCAAAGCAGAAGTTTAATGGCATGGGGCGATTGTGATGCATGTTCTTTTTGGGGAGTCATGCGCCTATCCTCTGTTGAAGTCGCAAAGGCGATCTTTTAAATGCTGCACAATGTCCGTCATTTCAGCATATCTACCAAATATTGGAGAAAATTTATGAGTGAACAATTTACCCGAAGGGAGTTTCTTCAGTCTGCCTGTATAACCATGGGTGCACTGGCTGTGAGCACAAGTGGGGTTGATAGGGCTTTTGCCTCCTCTTCCCTCCCCATCAATACCTCTGGCATCCCCTCCTGTGATGTCCTTATTATTGGATCTGGCGCCGCTGGCCTCAGAGCTGCTGTCGCAGCAAGAAAAAAAGACCCTAGTTTAAATGTCATCGTGGTGAGCAAGGTTATGCCCACCCGAAGCGCCACCACAATGGCTGAAGGTGGAATCAACGGAGTCATTGATTTTAGCGAGGGGGACTCTTTTGCCCTGCATGCCTATGACACCGTCAAAGGGGGTGACTTTCTTGTTGATCAAGACACCGCAATGAAGTTTGCTGAACATGCTGGAGAGGCTATCCACGAGCTTGACTATATTGGAATGCCTTTCTCTCGTGATAAAAATGGCAAAGTGGACAAGCGATACGCAGGGGGTGCCTCCAAGATTCGCTGTAACTTCTCAGCCGATAAAACAGGTCACATCCTAACTCACACTTGCCTCGATGACGCTCTCAAAAATGGAGTCAAATTCCTCATGGACCATCAACTTCTTGATATCGGCGTCGATAATGGTCGCTGTGAAGGGGTGGTCTTGCGTGATATTCGAACGGGCACTATCGCTCCTGTTCGAGCCAAATCCGTTGTCCTAGCCACGGGCGGCTATACGCGCGTCTTTTGGAATCGAACTTCAACCCCCTATATTGCCACAGGGGATGGGGCGGCTTCAGCCATGAGGGCAGGGGTTGCTTTTAAAGATCCAGAAATGTTGCAATTCCACCCCACAGGCGTTTGTCATGGAGGTGTTTTGATCACCGAGGCGGCCCGTGGTGAAGGGGGTATTCTACTCAACAACCAAGGCGAGCGATTCATGAAAAACTACGCCAAAAAAATGGAACTCGCTCCTCGAGATATTGTCTCTAGATCCATCGAGACAGAGATTCGCGAAGGTCGAGCCTTTGGTAAGGGAATGGAAGCCTATGTATTGCTAGATGTCACCCATCTTGGCAAAGAAAAAATCATGCGAAATCTACCACAGATTCGACACATTGGGCTCCTCTTTGAAAACATGGACCTTGTCGAAAAACCCATTGCCATTCGACCCACGGCACACTATTCCATGGGAGGAATTGATGTGATGGGACTAGAGAGTATGTCAACAGCAATTCCTGGGCTATTTGCCGCAGGAGAAGCGGCTTGCGTCTCCATTCATGGAGCCAACCGCCTAGGCGGAAACTCTCTATGCGACACAGTGGTCACGGGAAAAATCGCTGGCACGAACGCCGCAAGCTTTGCAAGTTCAGCAGGTTTTGGAAGCGGAACACACCTCCATGATCTCACCCTCAAATGGATGAGTCGCTTCAAAGAGGTGGCCAACGGAAAAGGCGAAGTCAATGAGATGTACGCCATTCGCGAAGAGCTTGGAGCAGTCAACTGGGATAACATGGGCGTCTTCCGCACCGAATCAAGATTAGTGGCCTTGGAGGATAAGCACAACGAGCTTCAAGCCCGCTATGATGCCTTACGAATCCCCAACACCAACCCCGTGTTCAATACCGCCTTCACTGAATATGTAGAGCTTGGAAACATCTTGCTTGCCTCTCGCGCCGCCAGAATGGGAGCTGAAGCACGCAAAGAATCACGAGGCTCTCACTACAGGGAAGACTACATAAAGCGTGATGATGCAAACTTTTTGAAGCATAGCATGGTCACCATGGATTCCAATGGCAAGCTACATCTAGGCTGGAAAGATGTGGTGGTCACCCAATTCAAAATTGAGGAGAGGAAATACTAATGAAATTCATCATTGATCGCTTTGATGGCAAGAAAAATTATGAACAAATCTACACGCTAGCCAAAGAGGATATTGAAGCCAAAACCCTGCTTGGTGTCTTACTTTTAATTAAGCAAACCCAAGACATCACGCTCAACTTCACCGCCTCTTGTCGTATGGCTATCTGTGGTGCCTGTGCCGTACGAGTCAATGGGCACTCCTACCTCGCCTGTGACACAAAGATGACGGAGCTTTTTGAAGAATACAAAAATAGCGACACCTTCCGAATCTCTCCTTTGGGAAATCACAGGGTGATCTCTGACCTTGTTGTAGACTGGGAGCCCGCCATTGAGAATCTTCGCAAAATCAAGCCAGGATTGGTGGCCAAGTCCGAATTTTCTGCGAAAGAGGGTTGCCAACAAAACCAAGAAGAGTTTGATCGAATCATCAAGCAGTGGGACTGCATCCTCTGCGGAAGTTGCGTCTCTGAGTGCAATAAATTCTCTGCCGATCAGTCTGATTACATGGAGCCTTTTGTCTTCACCCAGGCTTGGCGTCTTGCCAATGATTCTCGCTCCAAAGATCCCATGATTCATGTAAAACCCGCCGTGGCCAATGGACTATGGAACTGTGTCCACTGCCATGAATGCACCAATCGATGCCCTAAGCACATCAGTGCCGCAGAAGATATCGCCAATCTACGGGTCATGGCCATGAAAAAAGGTCTCAATACAGGCGTTGGTC comes from Wolinella succinogenes DSM 1740 and encodes:
- a CDS encoding YfhL family 4Fe-4S dicluster ferredoxin encodes the protein MSLMITEECIACDACREECPNEAIDEGDPTYMIDPDRCTECVGYYDEPSCVGACPVDAIIPDPDNVESVEELKYKFEQLQNEE
- the trpC gene encoding indole-3-glycerol phosphate synthase TrpC, producing the protein MILDEIVQKTREELENRKKEYPLEWLGRSLAYNPYMPRDVKKALQSTPERPYRIIAEVKKASPSKGIIREDFEPVSIAKAYELGGADALSILTEPHYFKGNLEYITQVRRYVPMPLLRKDFIIDSYQILEALVYGADFILLIAAALKASELKELLEYARHLGLEVLVEVHNKEDLTKAIWAGADIVGINHRDLQTFEMHMNLCHELIPLIPQGKIIVAESGLSSPKTLEELHGIGVDAFLIGEHFMRQKDVTQALLDIYPLNKK
- a CDS encoding tetratricopeptide repeat protein; this translates as MPFFRTFIILVLTLFWGCAGVALESNPKTPVAIQTFEEDGYILLAFDALDRNDPRRAVEIFEMLYKRLGSLEYLKEAIALNVAIGDYLKAREDALIYLEVEPKDMEVRRALIGVFASLNRLPEALAEARRLLGVEKSEENYELMASLYFVKQDYVEAEKYLESAYSLHQDEAILDRLTSTQVLFLKNRDKAIAYLESHSRIKGCSEMVCEKLASLYREKQDLARLEETYKKLYEEFGEERYAKALLEVLLYRKEYDKAILFLERSGVEPEVLLDLYRFTGSLQKAQKQAEHLYAIKHDVTFLGLEAMLQYENAKNQNDPKLLEAIESKLRIYLQERQDHVYLNFLGYLLIDHNVKVEEGIKLVEEALEQLPDSPHYRDSLAWGYYRLGECKRALSEMEKIPLSEIEAEEEMLEHYRLIQKCAKKSSK
- a CDS encoding YkgJ family cysteine cluster protein, whose product is MSTLIIQEGFLFAFAPEACQKCGGFCCCGESGYIFLTPQEMEGIAAFLGMELERFGALYLKKVGTRYSLIEKREKGGKGYACIFFDEEAKECMIYEHRPKQCRDFPFWESNRGQNLDEVIQQCPFLEPL
- a CDS encoding tRNA1(Val) (adenine(37)-N6)-methyltransferase encodes the protein MQIYQPLCGYAYNSDTLFLYHFALPLIKERSRALEIGSGSGILGLLCARDRGLELVMVEREREMAIYSEQNARINAIEAKVMERDFLSLQIGELAPFDLALSNPPFYHRNVLKSQNPSILAARYEENLPLKECLLQLKRFLKPRGSFIFCFDAKQSDRVFFELKEKGFNPETVRFVHPRITKEATLIMVQARLSSKSPLKVLPPLVVYEGEDYSSEAKSIFKAARTHSIKCQL
- the kdsB gene encoding 3-deoxy-manno-octulosonate cytidylyltransferase, with translation MILIPARLASTRFPRKIVQEILGIPMIVRVAKRAMEVDSTVVASDSLEVVEICRHHGIEAILTSKDHASGTDRIAEAARILELPPHEVILNVQGDEPFLEPEVIASLKEKMQEASLGDSPPFMASAYKKVSQEEASDPNLVKVVLDNHSCALYFSRSPIPFWRDCTESTPLFYRGHLGLYAYTGSSLQAFCALPSSPLEEIEKLEQLRALSHGHKILMIEVETRSFGIDTPQDLNRALKIFGDS
- a CDS encoding LysR family transcriptional regulator: MSLKQMECVVAVAKLRSFTKAAAKLKVAQPSLSQSIQAVEKQVGVPLFDRSTFPITLTHAGEVYVAKANAIIELYKDLNTQMCDVIGSDKGPLRLGFSQTGYQFIPTALAKFCKRFPCADLRVVQVFSTLKLEKMLSEGDIDIATLVLPLSSPEIDYKIIKENQAFLALPITHPLSQKAIREAQDSPSVSLEELKEERFILPKSTQRSRPIFDEIFRKAGFEPKIFCETETFDIANAIVASGVGACFTLPQFIKEDKQDKVVLFHVDEPLLARTVVLAYRKDKHLSKMACEFLTIARSL
- the sdhA gene encoding 8-methylmenaquinol:fumarate reductase flavoprotein subunit encodes the protein MSEQFTRREFLQSACITMGALAVSTSGVDRAFASSSLPINTSGIPSCDVLIIGSGAAGLRAAVAARKKDPSLNVIVVSKVMPTRSATTMAEGGINGVIDFSEGDSFALHAYDTVKGGDFLVDQDTAMKFAEHAGEAIHELDYIGMPFSRDKNGKVDKRYAGGASKIRCNFSADKTGHILTHTCLDDALKNGVKFLMDHQLLDIGVDNGRCEGVVLRDIRTGTIAPVRAKSVVLATGGYTRVFWNRTSTPYIATGDGAASAMRAGVAFKDPEMLQFHPTGVCHGGVLITEAARGEGGILLNNQGERFMKNYAKKMELAPRDIVSRSIETEIREGRAFGKGMEAYVLLDVTHLGKEKIMRNLPQIRHIGLLFENMDLVEKPIAIRPTAHYSMGGIDVMGLESMSTAIPGLFAAGEAACVSIHGANRLGGNSLCDTVVTGKIAGTNAASFASSAGFGSGTHLHDLTLKWMSRFKEVANGKGEVNEMYAIREELGAVNWDNMGVFRTESRLVALEDKHNELQARYDALRIPNTNPVFNTAFTEYVELGNILLASRAARMGAEARKESRGSHYREDYIKRDDANFLKHSMVTMDSNGKLHLGWKDVVVTQFKIEERKY
- the sdhB gene encoding 8-methylmenaquinol:fumarate reductase iron-sulfur subunit; translated protein: MKFIIDRFDGKKNYEQIYTLAKEDIEAKTLLGVLLLIKQTQDITLNFTASCRMAICGACAVRVNGHSYLACDTKMTELFEEYKNSDTFRISPLGNHRVISDLVVDWEPAIENLRKIKPGLVAKSEFSAKEGCQQNQEEFDRIIKQWDCILCGSCVSECNKFSADQSDYMEPFVFTQAWRLANDSRSKDPMIHVKPAVANGLWNCVHCHECTNRCPKHISAAEDIANLRVMAMKKGLNTGVGPAHAKAFHTDLVEGSGRLNEIRLALRIEGVATVARTGMAITLMRAGKMNPLEIFGGHTIKGHEDLVKMIDAAKAATKE